A part of Myxococcus landrumus genomic DNA contains:
- a CDS encoding carbohydrate deacetylase — protein sequence MGTRALIINADDLGIDPAVSRGVLQAMREGVVSSATLMVNMPHSEAAGREASGLSLGLHLNLCRGAPVWSDFPKEHLGADGNFTEPRAASLPADVVEAETRAQLARFKALTGQAATHVDVHRHLHLHAEVLEGLARVAAAEKLPVRSVDSIMRHTLKTRGVATNTHFLGDTGAEPYWTLDRLESELVTLPGEGIIELMCHPGHRPETLKSSYAAQREVELATFLHPRVREVLERTGIKPVDFRILSQGA from the coding sequence ATGGGCACACGCGCCCTCATCATCAACGCCGATGACCTGGGCATCGACCCCGCCGTCAGCCGAGGCGTCCTCCAAGCCATGCGCGAGGGAGTGGTCTCCTCCGCCACCCTCATGGTCAACATGCCCCACTCCGAGGCCGCCGGCCGGGAGGCCTCGGGCCTGTCCCTGGGGCTGCACCTGAACCTGTGCCGGGGCGCGCCCGTGTGGAGCGACTTCCCGAAGGAGCACCTGGGCGCGGACGGAAACTTCACGGAGCCGCGCGCCGCCAGCCTCCCCGCCGACGTGGTGGAAGCGGAGACCCGCGCCCAGCTCGCGCGCTTCAAGGCGCTGACGGGCCAGGCCGCCACGCACGTGGATGTGCACCGCCACCTCCACCTCCACGCCGAGGTGCTCGAGGGGCTGGCGCGCGTGGCGGCGGCGGAGAAGCTCCCGGTGCGCTCGGTCGACTCCATCATGCGCCACACGCTGAAGACCCGGGGGGTGGCCACCAACACGCACTTCCTGGGCGACACGGGCGCGGAGCCCTACTGGACGCTGGACCGGCTGGAGTCGGAGCTGGTGACGCTGCCGGGCGAGGGCATCATCGAGCTGATGTGCCACCCGGGCCACCGCCCCGAGACGCTCAAGAGCAGCTACGCCGCGCAGCGCGAGGTGGAGCTGGCCACCTTCCTCCATCCCCGGGTGCGCGAGGTCCTGGAGCGCACGGGCATCAAGCCCGTGGACTTCCGCATCCTCTCGCAGGGGGCCTGA
- a CDS encoding protein kinase domain-containing protein, whose translation MESGPNTYWVGRYRLSARIATGGMAEVYLGRRFEDDGQRGPAVAVKRLMPHLASDRRVVQMFLNEARITAQVRHPNVVAILELGMEGTEPFIAMELLEGRSFAELRQEAAERGQRVPLGITLRVLVDACRGLDAAHRAVDESGRPLRIVHRDFTPDNIHVGVNGAVKVIDFGIAKAETLGAGTEPGVLKGKFFYMSPEMIAGKPVDHRADLFAAGVMLYEQLCGRRPFTGMTAEEVLGRIAEGRARPPTAFDPSVPAGLELVCLTALQRDPAARFDSLESFIDAIEAIGGPAEVATGEEVAAYVDTLFPPDRDPKRQALRRARMADPSHGGTPPGPRRFDPNAAPHDAMTVPAAWSHIMLPDAGAAPSTGAPKGVPPSATARDHTSGTAPANVRPQSTDSTPPTRNVSGIGEGGPARGRASRLAGILLTVLGLGALGAGAAWHFTRPGASPAERLTQAQSADTAAAKVTLLSGLETDSRATAEELSRAAALLMDAGAFPRAVELAETFAARFPKNLEAHLLVARAATELNRGKRAERALDEALALAPKDLRPSLMLADLRERQGDLSGAVAALAKAHAQQPGSSRVAPRYGLLLSRSGRLDEAATVLSAWTREHDDAASLAELGFVRFRQERVDEAAALLKRALRKDGRLAVAHYYLGAVLFRQGDSAGAERAYLEADKLAPEDPRALAARCQLHAHGGNTTAVAELKRTLAERFPTQANVLAAECKAGN comes from the coding sequence TTGGAGTCGGGTCCAAACACGTACTGGGTCGGCCGCTATCGGCTGTCCGCGCGTATCGCGACGGGCGGCATGGCGGAGGTGTACCTGGGCCGTCGCTTCGAGGATGACGGCCAGCGAGGCCCCGCCGTCGCCGTGAAGCGCTTGATGCCGCACCTGGCCTCGGACCGGCGCGTCGTCCAGATGTTCCTCAACGAGGCCCGCATCACCGCGCAGGTGCGGCACCCCAACGTCGTCGCCATCCTCGAGCTGGGCATGGAGGGCACCGAGCCCTTCATCGCCATGGAGCTGCTCGAGGGACGCTCGTTCGCGGAGCTCCGTCAGGAGGCCGCCGAGCGAGGCCAGCGCGTGCCCCTGGGCATCACCCTGCGCGTGCTCGTGGATGCGTGCCGGGGACTCGACGCGGCCCACCGCGCCGTCGATGAATCGGGCCGCCCGCTTCGCATCGTCCACCGCGACTTCACGCCGGACAACATCCACGTCGGCGTCAACGGCGCGGTGAAGGTCATCGACTTCGGCATCGCCAAGGCGGAGACGCTGGGCGCCGGCACCGAGCCCGGTGTCCTCAAGGGCAAGTTCTTCTACATGTCGCCGGAGATGATCGCCGGCAAGCCGGTGGACCACCGCGCGGACCTCTTCGCCGCGGGCGTCATGCTGTACGAGCAGCTCTGCGGCCGCAGACCCTTCACCGGGATGACCGCCGAGGAGGTCCTCGGCCGCATCGCCGAGGGCCGCGCCCGTCCCCCCACCGCCTTCGACCCCTCCGTCCCCGCCGGGCTGGAGCTCGTCTGCCTCACCGCGCTCCAGCGAGACCCCGCCGCGCGCTTCGACAGCCTCGAGTCCTTCATCGACGCCATCGAGGCCATCGGCGGCCCCGCGGAAGTCGCCACCGGCGAAGAAGTCGCCGCGTACGTGGACACCCTCTTTCCTCCCGACCGCGACCCCAAGCGCCAGGCCCTGCGCCGCGCTCGCATGGCGGACCCTTCTCACGGCGGAACCCCTCCAGGCCCTCGCCGCTTCGACCCCAACGCCGCGCCCCACGACGCGATGACGGTCCCCGCCGCGTGGTCCCACATCATGCTTCCCGACGCGGGCGCGGCCCCGTCCACCGGAGCCCCGAAGGGCGTGCCTCCCAGCGCCACGGCCCGTGACCACACCTCGGGCACGGCGCCCGCGAACGTCCGCCCCCAGTCCACGGACTCGACGCCCCCCACGCGAAACGTGTCCGGCATCGGCGAGGGAGGCCCCGCCCGAGGCCGCGCCTCCCGACTGGCCGGCATCCTGCTCACGGTGCTCGGACTCGGCGCGCTGGGCGCGGGCGCGGCGTGGCACTTCACGCGCCCGGGGGCCTCCCCCGCCGAGCGACTGACGCAGGCCCAGTCGGCCGACACCGCCGCCGCGAAGGTGACGCTGCTGTCCGGCCTGGAGACCGACTCGCGCGCCACCGCCGAGGAGCTCTCCCGTGCCGCGGCCCTCCTGATGGACGCCGGCGCCTTCCCGCGCGCCGTGGAGCTGGCGGAGACCTTCGCCGCGCGCTTCCCCAAGAACCTGGAGGCCCACCTGCTCGTGGCCCGGGCCGCGACGGAGCTGAACCGGGGCAAGCGGGCGGAGCGCGCGCTCGACGAGGCCCTGGCGCTGGCCCCCAAGGACCTGCGCCCCTCGCTGATGCTGGCGGACCTGCGCGAGCGGCAGGGCGACCTGTCCGGCGCCGTGGCCGCGCTGGCGAAGGCCCATGCCCAGCAGCCGGGCTCCTCGCGGGTGGCGCCTCGCTACGGCCTCCTGCTGTCGCGCAGTGGCCGGCTGGACGAAGCCGCCACGGTGCTCTCGGCCTGGACGCGCGAGCACGACGACGCGGCCAGCCTGGCCGAGCTCGGCTTCGTGCGCTTCCGCCAGGAGCGCGTGGACGAGGCCGCCGCCCTCCTCAAGCGCGCGCTGCGCAAGGATGGCCGGCTGGCCGTCGCGCACTACTACCTGGGGGCTGTCCTCTTCCGACAGGGAGACAGCGCGGGCGCCGAGCGGGCCTACCTGGAGGCGGACAAGCTGGCCCCGGAGGACCCCAGGGCCCTGGCCGCGCGCTGTCAGCTCCACGCCCATGGCGGCAACACCACGGCCGTCGCGGAGCTGAAGCGTACGCTGGCGGAACGATTCCCCACTCAGGCCAACGTCCTGGCAGCGGAGTGCAAGGCGGGGAATTAG
- a CDS encoding amidohydrolase family protein produces the protein MGTVLKGGYVVELEPAVVERVDLRIEGERIVARGPDLETTPDDEVVALSGKLVFPGLVSAHHRLHAILARGMPNVVRETYQDTLEKGLWPYEDALDLDAVQVAGCAGGLEALQCGTTTVCNLHSSPKAVSGSLVRLARGLHEVGVRGVLAYAVSDRSGAVVREEGLEETVGFAQKAQGRFRGQVGAGPGFTLGPDALQGLVEALKATHSGMHLPLAEDPLDERLSTERHGASPVSRLLELGLLSPKCQLAHVGHLDWAELAQVIATGAWMVHTPRANQGLEVGYAPALKFGARATLGADGVSADLFAEAQAAYLRSREAGQPIDVLRYLANGHRMVSQHFGMPVGPMREGALADLLVLDYLPATPLTGENLAWHVVFGLGSRHVEAVMVDGVWRMWARRPLSVNPSVVSEQAREAASAVWARMGEAR, from the coding sequence TTGGGCACCGTCCTCAAGGGTGGTTACGTCGTCGAGCTGGAGCCCGCGGTGGTGGAGCGCGTGGACTTGCGCATCGAAGGGGAGCGCATCGTCGCGCGCGGCCCCGACTTGGAGACCACCCCGGACGACGAGGTGGTGGCGCTGTCCGGCAAGCTCGTCTTCCCGGGCCTGGTCAGCGCGCATCACCGCCTGCACGCCATCCTGGCGCGCGGCATGCCGAACGTGGTGCGGGAGACCTACCAGGACACGCTGGAGAAGGGCCTCTGGCCCTACGAGGACGCGCTGGACCTGGACGCGGTCCAGGTGGCGGGCTGTGCCGGAGGGCTGGAAGCGCTTCAGTGTGGCACCACCACGGTGTGCAACCTGCACTCCTCGCCGAAGGCCGTGTCGGGCTCGCTGGTCCGCCTGGCCCGAGGACTCCACGAGGTGGGCGTGCGCGGCGTGCTCGCCTACGCGGTGTCGGACCGCTCCGGCGCGGTGGTGCGTGAGGAGGGGCTCGAGGAGACGGTGGGCTTCGCGCAGAAGGCGCAGGGGCGCTTCCGGGGACAGGTGGGCGCGGGGCCCGGCTTCACGCTGGGGCCGGACGCGCTGCAAGGGCTGGTCGAGGCGCTCAAGGCGACCCACTCCGGCATGCACCTGCCGCTCGCGGAGGACCCGCTCGATGAGCGGCTCTCCACCGAACGCCATGGCGCCTCGCCCGTGTCGCGGCTCCTGGAGCTGGGCCTGCTGTCGCCCAAGTGCCAGTTGGCGCACGTGGGGCACCTGGACTGGGCGGAGCTGGCGCAGGTGATTGCCACCGGGGCGTGGATGGTCCACACGCCGCGCGCCAACCAGGGGCTGGAGGTGGGCTACGCACCGGCGCTGAAGTTCGGCGCGCGCGCCACGCTGGGCGCGGATGGCGTGTCCGCGGACCTCTTCGCGGAGGCCCAGGCGGCGTACCTGCGCTCGCGCGAGGCGGGGCAGCCCATCGACGTGCTTCGTTATCTGGCCAACGGTCATCGCATGGTGTCCCAGCACTTCGGGATGCCGGTGGGGCCCATGCGCGAGGGCGCGCTCGCGGACCTGCTGGTGCTCGACTACCTGCCGGCCACGCCGCTCACCGGGGAGAACCTGGCGTGGCACGTGGTGTTCGGCCTGGGCAGCCGGCACGTGGAGGCGGTGATGGTGGATGGTGTGTGGCGCATGTGGGCACGCCGGCCGCTGTCGGTGAATCCTTCCGTGGTCTCCGAGCAGGCGCGCGAGGCCGCGTCCGCTGTGTGGGCCCGCATGGGCGAGGCGAGGTAG
- a CDS encoding peroxiredoxin, whose protein sequence is MLIPLLLTGLLSGATPNVGDTAPDFTVKDTEGKVYILSEMVKQGPVIVAFFPKAFTSGCTKELKAYTARHTEIEKLQGRVLAFSTDDAETLARFKADLKAPFPFIPDPEGKVVESFDVKMPVATISKRYTFVVGEGRKVLKVDSGSDAVDPSSAITSCSQAKPASPFAAPAATAKEAPPAPKAPAAEAKSKQ, encoded by the coding sequence ATGCTCATTCCCCTCCTGCTCACAGGTCTGCTCAGCGGTGCCACGCCCAACGTCGGGGACACGGCCCCGGACTTCACGGTGAAGGACACCGAGGGCAAGGTCTACATCCTGTCGGAGATGGTGAAGCAGGGCCCCGTCATCGTCGCCTTCTTCCCCAAGGCCTTCACGAGCGGCTGCACCAAGGAGCTCAAGGCGTACACGGCCCGGCACACGGAGATTGAGAAGCTCCAGGGCCGGGTGCTGGCCTTCAGCACGGACGACGCGGAGACGCTCGCGCGCTTCAAGGCCGACCTGAAGGCGCCGTTCCCCTTCATCCCGGACCCCGAGGGCAAGGTCGTCGAGTCCTTCGACGTGAAGATGCCGGTCGCCACGATTTCCAAGCGCTACACGTTCGTCGTCGGCGAGGGCCGCAAGGTCCTCAAGGTGGACTCGGGCAGCGACGCCGTCGACCCCTCCAGCGCCATCACCTCGTGCAGCCAGGCCAAGCCCGCCTCGCCGTTCGCCGCGCCGGCCGCCACCGCGAAGGAGGCGCCGCCCGCCCCGAAGGCGCCCGCCGCCGAGGCGAAGTCCAAGCAGTAG
- a CDS encoding GNAT family N-acetyltransferase, protein MELLRATPAEHPLLRNLYPLYLHDLSEFGVGYRLDAQGQWEPNSLGTWLSPSPEVHPLLLRWEERTVGFAFVAQAPFPYMTPGRDFRMSEFFILRAERGYGLGRRAAIAVFERFQGVWEVSQLPANHAATSFWRKVIREYTQGQFEDTLVDDSPAQVFDNRGRPPMALAPPRR, encoded by the coding sequence TTGGAGCTACTCCGCGCAACCCCAGCCGAGCATCCGCTGCTGCGCAACCTCTACCCGCTCTACCTGCATGACTTGAGCGAGTTCGGGGTCGGCTACCGGCTGGACGCACAGGGGCAGTGGGAGCCCAACTCCCTGGGCACGTGGCTTTCGCCCTCTCCCGAGGTCCACCCGCTGCTCCTGCGCTGGGAGGAGCGCACCGTCGGGTTCGCCTTCGTGGCCCAGGCGCCCTTCCCGTACATGACGCCGGGGCGCGACTTCCGGATGAGCGAGTTCTTCATCCTGCGCGCAGAGCGCGGCTACGGCCTGGGGCGGCGCGCGGCCATCGCCGTGTTCGAGCGCTTCCAGGGCGTGTGGGAGGTGTCCCAGCTTCCCGCCAACCACGCGGCCACGTCCTTCTGGCGCAAGGTCATCCGCGAGTACACACAGGGCCAGTTCGAGGACACCCTCGTGGATGACTCGCCCGCGCAGGTGTTCGACAACCGCGGACGGCCCCCCATGGCCCTGGCGCCCCCGCGTCGGTGA
- a CDS encoding chloride channel protein: protein MIADEPPTGVWPQRAVMDRAREALSRFVHATLQASNRLRLPGPSVLPVAGAVVGLYSGLAAGIFANLIGLVTGLTFGAAELAHTLRRSQLLTLMEAFASAKWHLEYAIIGAPLSLGALLLARVIEPGGPRDEVKRRLRLLALLTLGALSLYYPLVALAALNSVFGHSHALSEEIPYLPWWLMLLAPTLGGVAVGRLLRDRPETHGHGVPEVVRAVKSGANVVPADRGLLKLVASAITIGSGGSAGREGPIVYGGAAFASTVGRVLGFSRKELSILLACGAGAGISASFNAPIAGAVFAMEIILREFELRVFSPIILASVAGTLVSQGVLGEAPMLRRVPYELVSGSEVLAYAGLGIGCGLLAFLFVKLLHGVEHFFQGRTRGTLSPWLGQKPLPFRAGLGGLCAGLLAFVSPTVWGSGHDYINLAAVGKLPFFFLVIACVLKLVATAITIGSGGSGGTFFPAAVIGAMAGGAFGTLVHYFFPASTGPSGAYALVGMGGAVAALNRGPLTGMMMMYELSGNHDIILPLMVTCTIASALCHYLIERKAPKVPSDADLLESTPVHALMEHMAPVPAGLPVRPLADLLLTSETGALPVLDTSGEVYGLIQVQQLREVWSDEAMYPLLVASDLARKLPVLSPDADLAHALRLMDQEDVDALPVAAASGIATRGLLTRVAVRRFLFAQHATEHSQGSTPVGATEVTR, encoded by the coding sequence ATGATTGCCGATGAACCTCCGACTGGGGTGTGGCCCCAGCGAGCGGTGATGGACCGCGCTCGGGAGGCGCTGAGCCGTTTCGTCCACGCGACGCTTCAAGCCTCCAACCGCCTGCGACTGCCGGGCCCCTCTGTGCTTCCGGTGGCGGGGGCGGTGGTGGGCCTCTACAGCGGGCTGGCGGCGGGCATCTTCGCCAACCTCATCGGCCTGGTGACGGGGCTGACGTTCGGCGCGGCGGAGCTGGCGCACACGCTGCGCCGCAGCCAGCTCCTCACGCTGATGGAGGCGTTCGCCTCCGCGAAGTGGCACCTGGAATACGCCATCATCGGCGCCCCGCTGTCCTTGGGCGCGCTGCTCCTGGCGCGGGTCATCGAGCCTGGGGGGCCCCGGGACGAAGTGAAGCGGCGGCTGCGGCTGCTGGCCCTCCTGACGTTGGGCGCGCTGTCGCTCTACTACCCGCTGGTGGCGCTGGCGGCGCTCAACAGCGTCTTCGGCCACTCGCATGCCTTGTCGGAGGAGATTCCCTACCTGCCCTGGTGGCTGATGCTGCTGGCACCCACGCTGGGCGGCGTCGCGGTGGGCCGGCTGTTGCGCGACAGGCCGGAGACGCATGGCCACGGCGTGCCGGAGGTCGTCCGAGCGGTGAAGAGCGGCGCCAACGTGGTGCCCGCGGACCGGGGACTCCTGAAGCTCGTCGCGTCCGCCATCACCATCGGCAGCGGAGGCTCCGCGGGCCGCGAGGGCCCCATCGTCTATGGCGGCGCCGCGTTCGCCTCCACCGTGGGCCGGGTGCTGGGCTTCAGCCGCAAGGAGCTGTCCATCCTCCTGGCCTGCGGCGCGGGCGCGGGCATCTCCGCGTCCTTCAATGCCCCCATCGCCGGCGCCGTGTTCGCGATGGAAATCATCCTGCGCGAGTTCGAGCTGCGCGTCTTCTCGCCCATCATCCTGGCCAGCGTGGCGGGAACCCTGGTGAGCCAGGGCGTGCTGGGCGAAGCCCCCATGCTGCGCCGTGTGCCGTATGAGCTGGTGAGCGGCTCGGAGGTGCTGGCGTACGCGGGCCTGGGCATCGGCTGTGGCCTGCTCGCCTTCCTCTTCGTGAAGCTCCTGCACGGCGTGGAGCACTTCTTCCAGGGGCGCACCCGCGGGACGCTGTCACCGTGGCTGGGCCAGAAGCCGCTGCCGTTCCGCGCGGGCCTGGGCGGACTGTGCGCGGGCCTGCTGGCCTTCGTCAGCCCCACCGTGTGGGGCAGCGGCCACGACTACATCAACCTGGCGGCGGTGGGGAAACTGCCCTTCTTCTTCCTCGTCATCGCCTGCGTGCTGAAGCTGGTGGCCACGGCCATCACCATCGGCTCGGGGGGCTCGGGAGGAACGTTCTTCCCCGCGGCCGTCATCGGCGCCATGGCGGGTGGAGCGTTCGGCACGCTGGTGCACTACTTCTTCCCGGCCAGCACCGGGCCCAGCGGCGCCTACGCGCTGGTGGGCATGGGCGGCGCGGTGGCGGCCCTCAACCGCGGCCCGCTCACAGGCATGATGATGATGTACGAGCTGAGCGGGAACCACGACATCATCCTCCCGCTGATGGTGACGTGCACCATCGCCTCCGCGCTCTGCCACTACCTCATCGAGCGCAAGGCGCCCAAGGTGCCCAGCGACGCGGACCTCCTGGAGTCCACGCCCGTACACGCGCTGATGGAGCACATGGCCCCCGTGCCCGCGGGCCTGCCGGTGCGCCCGCTGGCGGACCTGCTGCTCACGTCCGAGACGGGGGCGCTGCCGGTGCTGGACACCTCCGGCGAGGTCTACGGCCTCATCCAGGTGCAGCAGCTTCGCGAGGTGTGGAGCGACGAGGCCATGTACCCGCTGCTGGTCGCCAGTGATTTGGCGCGCAAGCTGCCGGTGCTGTCCCCCGACGCCGACCTGGCCCACGCGCTGCGCCTCATGGACCAGGAGGACGTGGACGCGCTGCCCGTCGCGGCGGCCTCGGGCATCGCCACGCGGGGACTGCTCACCCGCGTGGCCGTGCGGAGATTCCTCTTCGCCCAGCATGCGACGGAGCACTCGCAAGGCAGCACGCCCGTCGGCGCGACCGAAGTCACTCGCTGA
- a CDS encoding DUF1109 domain-containing protein has translation MSPECSRVMDSLGDVLPQELTSHVASCEDCQVLTGSFDQLHASLSVTTMSLDASAQSDDDGQTAASLAVARSFALETLAKQPQASPWWSELLLLLGVHAATGGVGFALLTHDGWMGNLASSGVVAGVALLILAAMGAGAYLAFTPRRRTVPGWAVGIAALGLGAGVVLAGSGQQTRPLLASVLGCVGMELAVTTVPLAVTLVLLCRSAFHPVRALAAGLAASSVSLLILHLRCAEGSPSHLLLGHITPWLALSGLAVLLRRLLPTRSYAP, from the coding sequence ATGAGCCCGGAATGTTCACGGGTGATGGACAGCCTGGGCGACGTGCTCCCCCAGGAGCTGACGTCGCACGTGGCGTCCTGCGAGGACTGCCAGGTGCTGACGGGGAGCTTCGACCAGCTCCATGCCTCGCTGTCCGTCACGACCATGAGCCTGGACGCGTCCGCCCAGAGCGACGACGACGGGCAGACGGCGGCGTCGCTGGCCGTGGCGCGGAGCTTCGCGCTGGAGACGCTGGCGAAGCAGCCTCAGGCGAGCCCCTGGTGGAGCGAGCTGCTGCTGCTGCTCGGCGTCCACGCGGCGACGGGGGGCGTGGGGTTCGCCCTGCTGACCCACGATGGGTGGATGGGCAACCTGGCGTCCTCCGGCGTGGTGGCGGGCGTGGCGCTCCTCATCCTCGCGGCGATGGGCGCGGGGGCGTACCTGGCCTTCACCCCTCGGAGAAGGACGGTGCCCGGATGGGCCGTGGGCATCGCGGCCCTGGGGCTGGGCGCCGGGGTGGTGCTCGCGGGCTCGGGGCAGCAGACGCGGCCCCTACTGGCGAGCGTGCTGGGTTGCGTGGGCATGGAGCTGGCCGTGACGACGGTGCCGCTGGCCGTCACCCTCGTGCTGCTGTGCCGCTCCGCCTTCCACCCCGTGCGCGCGCTGGCCGCGGGCCTGGCCGCCAGCTCGGTGAGCCTGCTCATCCTGCACCTGCGCTGCGCGGAGGGCTCCCCGTCCCACCTGCTCCTGGGCCACATCACGCCCTGGCTGGCGCTCTCCGGCCTCGCGGTGCTGCTGCGCCGGCTGCTGCCCACTCGCAGCTACGCGCCCTGA
- a CDS encoding RNA polymerase sigma factor: protein MRTDADSARTPGAVDSDEVLMARFCEGHAPAFDVLFQRHSRQVRGYLTRLTGSVASAEDLVQLTFMSLVRSRGRFLVGSRFKPWLYAIATNAARDFQRRGRRGEELTSEGELPVSIPDDSPGPRDAGLERAVRQALDMLPEGQRIPILLHRFEGMGFAEIADTLGLTESAVKVRAHRGYARLRELLATLHTETTE from the coding sequence GTGCGTACCGATGCGGATTCGGCGCGCACGCCTGGCGCCGTGGACTCCGACGAGGTGCTGATGGCGCGGTTCTGCGAAGGTCATGCTCCAGCGTTCGACGTGCTGTTCCAGCGTCACTCGCGACAGGTGCGTGGATACCTCACCCGCCTGACGGGCAGCGTGGCCTCGGCCGAGGACCTGGTGCAGCTCACCTTCATGTCGCTGGTGCGCTCCCGCGGCCGGTTCCTGGTGGGCTCGCGCTTCAAGCCGTGGCTGTACGCCATCGCCACCAACGCGGCGCGGGACTTCCAGCGTCGAGGCCGCCGAGGTGAGGAGCTGACGAGCGAGGGCGAGCTGCCGGTGAGCATCCCCGACGACAGCCCCGGCCCGCGCGACGCGGGGCTGGAGCGCGCCGTCCGTCAGGCACTGGACATGCTGCCGGAGGGCCAGCGCATCCCCATCCTCCTGCACCGCTTCGAGGGCATGGGCTTCGCGGAGATTGCCGATACGCTGGGGTTGACCGAGAGCGCCGTGAAGGTCCGCGCCCACCGGGGCTATGCGCGCCTTCGCGAGCTGCTCGCCACGTTGCATACGGAGACGACGGAATGA
- a CDS encoding acyl-CoA desaturase, translating into MQTPSPAAALPADNERLNWFSSIPFFGVHLMCLFVFVVGAKPVDLAVCVGLYIVRMWGITAGYHRYFSHRAFKTGRVFQFLLALVGSTSTQKGVLWWAANHRHHHRYSDQEEDIHSPVQKGFWFSHVGWILCDKYGQTRLDAIKDFARFPELVWLNRFHLVPPVALAVALYFIGGFSMLVWGFFVSTTLLWHGTFTINSLSHIFGKRRYKTTDTSRNNWLLALVTLGEGWHNNHHYHQNTANQGWFWWEVDFSYYSLKVLSWFKVVEGLRLPSDAVKYAHLKYSPEDRAALERPTAFFGAGGARAQLVAARAAAEDKVREALAAAAEHLPSSAPTPQPLLKQ; encoded by the coding sequence TTGCAGACACCCTCTCCTGCTGCTGCCCTGCCCGCGGACAACGAGCGCCTGAACTGGTTCTCGTCCATTCCGTTCTTCGGCGTCCACCTGATGTGCCTCTTCGTCTTCGTCGTGGGGGCGAAGCCGGTGGACCTCGCGGTGTGCGTGGGGCTGTACATCGTCCGCATGTGGGGCATCACCGCGGGCTACCACCGCTACTTCTCCCACCGGGCCTTCAAGACGGGGCGGGTGTTCCAGTTCCTCCTCGCCCTGGTGGGCAGCACCTCCACCCAGAAGGGCGTGTTGTGGTGGGCGGCCAACCATCGCCACCACCACCGGTACTCGGACCAGGAGGAGGACATCCACTCGCCCGTGCAGAAGGGCTTCTGGTTCAGCCACGTGGGGTGGATTCTCTGCGACAAGTACGGGCAGACGCGCCTGGACGCCATCAAGGACTTCGCGCGCTTCCCGGAGCTGGTGTGGCTCAACCGCTTCCACCTGGTGCCGCCCGTGGCGCTGGCCGTGGCGCTCTACTTCATCGGCGGCTTCTCCATGCTGGTGTGGGGCTTCTTCGTCAGCACCACCCTCTTGTGGCACGGCACCTTCACCATCAACTCGCTCAGCCACATCTTCGGCAAGCGCCGCTACAAGACGACGGACACCAGCCGCAACAACTGGCTCCTGGCGCTCGTCACCCTGGGCGAGGGCTGGCACAACAACCACCACTACCACCAGAACACCGCCAACCAGGGCTGGTTCTGGTGGGAGGTGGACTTCAGCTACTACTCGCTGAAGGTCCTCTCCTGGTTCAAGGTGGTGGAGGGGCTGCGGCTGCCCTCGGACGCGGTGAAGTACGCGCACCTCAAGTACTCACCCGAGGACCGCGCCGCGCTGGAGCGGCCCACCGCCTTCTTCGGCGCGGGGGGCGCTCGCGCGCAGCTGGTCGCCGCCAGGGCCGCCGCCGAGGACAAGGTCCGCGAGGCCCTGGCCGCCGCCGCGGAGCACCTCCCCTCCTCGGCACCTACACCGCAACCCCTGCTCAAGCAGTAG